In Gemmatimonadota bacterium, the following proteins share a genomic window:
- the gmk gene encoding guanylate kinase, which translates to MVISAPSGAGKTTLARALVERQPGVVFSISATTRPARPHEREARDYAFVDDAEFDRMVAAGELAEWAVVHGRRYGTPRAEIEKALARGEIVVLDIDVQGARQIRAAFPEALLVFVLPPSVQELDRRLACRGSEAEEERRRRLVNARIELAAASEFDYLVVNEELETAVQTLEAVLLAERHRAARSTNLAAEIREMDRELARILERSA; encoded by the coding sequence CTGGTGATCTCGGCGCCCAGCGGCGCGGGGAAGACCACGCTGGCGCGGGCACTGGTCGAGCGCCAGCCCGGAGTCGTGTTCTCGATCTCGGCCACCACCCGGCCTGCGCGGCCGCACGAGCGCGAAGCGCGCGATTACGCGTTCGTGGATGACGCCGAATTCGATCGCATGGTCGCGGCCGGCGAGCTCGCGGAATGGGCCGTGGTGCACGGCCGTCGCTACGGCACGCCGCGCGCAGAGATCGAGAAGGCGCTGGCCCGCGGCGAGATCGTGGTCCTGGACATCGACGTGCAGGGTGCGCGCCAGATCCGAGCGGCCTTCCCCGAGGCGCTCCTGGTCTTCGTCTTGCCCCCCTCCGTCCAGGAGCTGGACCGCCGGCTCGCCTGCCGGGGGAGTGAAGCCGAGGAGGAGCGGCGGCGCCGCCTGGTCAACGCCAGGATCGAGCTGGCTGCGGCGAGTGAATTCGATTACCTGGTCGTGAACGAGGAGCTGGAAACGGCCGTCCAGACGCTGGAGGCGGTGCTGCTGGCGGAGCGGCACCGGGCGGCCCGGTCAACCAACCTGGCCGCGGAGATCCGAGAGATGGATCGGGAGCTGGCCAGGATCCTGGAAAGGAGCGCTTGA
- the rpoZ gene encoding DNA-directed RNA polymerase subunit omega: protein MQVFTPSELANRSGSKYLGVLVAARYARELNALPRDAVPTSLEKKLTTRALEALVSGDVEFRLIKRRRKGL from the coding sequence ATGCAGGTTTTCACCCCTTCTGAGCTGGCCAACCGCTCGGGGAGCAAGTACCTGGGCGTGCTCGTGGCGGCACGCTACGCCCGCGAGCTGAATGCCCTGCCGCGTGACGCCGTGCCCACGTCCCTCGAAAAGAAGCTGACCACCCGCGCGCTCGAAGCACTGGTGTCCGGCGACGTCGAGTTCCGACTCATCAAGCGGCGGCGAAAGGGGTTGTAG